The DNA segment TGCCCGCCTTCGCGGATCGCAAACCGCAACCCCTTGTCCATCGCCACCGGCGTGATCAACTGCACGTCCACCGTCACGTTGTCCCCCGGCATCACCATCTCCACCCCCGCCGCCAGCTTCACGTCCCCCGTCACGTCCGTCGTCCGAAAGTAAAACTGCGGCCGA comes from the Candidatus Acidiferrales bacterium genome and includes:
- the tuf gene encoding elongation factor Tu (EF-Tu; promotes GTP-dependent binding of aminoacyl-tRNA to the A-site of ribosomes during protein biosynthesis; when the tRNA anticodon matches the mRNA codon, GTP hydrolysis results; the inactive EF-Tu-GDP leaves the ribosome and release of GDP is promoted by elongation factor Ts; many prokaryotes have two copies of the gene encoding EF-Tu) — encoded protein: RPQFYFRTTDVTGDVKLAAGVEMVMPGDNVTVDVQLITPVAMDKGLRFAIREGGHTVGAGAVTEIVE